aaactaagAAGAAAATTAGGTCTCATGAGTGTGGGACGGATTATTATTTATGCCCAAAATTGAAGTTCGTACGAAAATTTGTGATACTATTACCTACCATTTTTAATTGACACATCGACTTTAACTAAGCCAtggcaattttaatttttgggatCTGGAAAATCagcaacaaaaacaataaagttactatatttataaccAACTTTTAAGTTCTTGGGGAAACTAAAACTTATCCAAAGTTCTTTAAATTATCGATCaatttccttatttaaaactaGATTTGCCGATTTCGACTTGGAATTGAACCATTAACACTATCAATTCGAAATTTAATATGTAATGAGTTAGCTAAATAGTTGAAATCGCTAGTTAATTGgtagaaattatatttatcgAGATGTTGCTAGATTTGAGCGTTTGTTacattgttttaaaaatcggaccaACCGACCGATTCGGTCCCAAATCGATGTGTTTCAGTCTGAATTTACCCTAATCTAAAGGGACAGTTTGGTGAAAAGACATTTTTGCCCTTTTTGGAGGAAAAATGTAAAGCTATTTTATTTACCCTTTTGATCATCTGGAAAATGGTTACTATTGGATAGCAAAAAGGCAAATATTATTGGACAAAAAATTGGTCTAATGAAATAGTGACTTTTCAAAGAAGATAAAACACTTATACATACACACAACTTTAATTTTATCCgcatatttattgattgatttgctgataattttatatttgattgcAGCATAGCATGAATCTTGGAATCCGGCAACAGCTCCGTCGATGGGTGACAAAGGCGGCAAGGCTGATGGAGGCGGGGCAGTGGCGGCAAGGCAGCGACTGCCTCTGGACGAGAATCAATGCAAAATTTCCCAAACACTTTCAATACACAATGCAGACGACAGAGCTTCCCAAATACTCCAATACCAAATTTCTCCCCTCTATAAATACCGTAGAAAAAAGAACATGAACTTAACGAAATCTatagaaaaacataaaatcaaaatacttGAATTAAGTACTTTCGACACCGGCATAGCAGCCGAACTGTGGGCGGAGCATGGTGGAAAAATATTACagcaaacaataaaaaaaattgggaatgAAGAAAGTTGAACcaaatcaaatcttgaaatgCCGGATCACACAACAACCTGGCCGGATGTGGTGAAGCAGGAACGGTGGGGCAGGCGGTGGTCGTGGCGACGCCGATTTGTGGGAGAAGCAGAGAGAGAGGCGGGTGGCGGCGGGCGTGAAGCACGCGGACGAACTGGCGAGGCACGACGGAAGGAGCGGGGAGCCGGGCGGTGGTCGTGGCGGCACCGATTTGGGAGAGAAAAATGGCGGCTGGCGAGggaggaagagagagaagcgGCGCTGCTTTTAGGTTTAAgggtttattaatttattcataatattgGGATTTATGTTGAGcattaagaatttattttttatggtaTAATACTTGGATTATTTTAAGCTTtaaatgtgtgttttatattttagagtTTAATAATAGTCGATACTAATTTGGTAAAAAACTTTTAGTAAATAGAGTTCAATTTGAGTGTTTTGTTCAATTGTTATGtcttaaattaatagtatgtatttttaaaattaaatttatttcaattcaataactgatttattaaatactccatttttaataatcctttagatattaaaattatcgtatgcaatattaaaactaaatttattatttatatttaatattaaagctgtatatatttacatttaaatttagtgtACATAATTAGAATTGAGTTGATCtgtatttatactattaaaaaaaagtagttacgaaaaatgatagtatttgAGTGATGGTATTCATCGgataagtttatgacaaaataattgtGTCGTAATCGTACTCTTTGAAACACatttaaaatagtgcactaccattaatttttttgtaaaataagtttaaattagaattatgCTAAGTTTAGTTTGTCTtccatttatttatgttaaaattgaGATTTAATCCTTTATTGCAattctttttctcaaattaattcataagGTAAACGACAACACAAATATgtaatgtttataattttcattatatttactcaattaaagttttttattcttatattttaattcacctttaattaattaaacaatactGCTAAGTTTTTAGATTAAATTAcgatgaaattatatatatttaaaattaaatttaactcATAAAGTTTGTATAAgttcttaatataaatagtagtgtaatttgtcacattattcaaaacaacaaagatacataaaatattatcgtTATTTTAAGTGATAGTTTactttttatacatatatgtgGTGAGAAGTAAGAAATTTATTCTttccaatattaaaaattcatttagTGTTTGACCATGTATATCAAGTGATGCTATGGTCTCAAGTTAAACAtaagaaatatataatcaaCTAAAGTGTGATTATTGgataatacaaattttttaacttgacttctcaaagaaattttaatttacctTTTATTTGGATTAATGACTATCATAGCATTGTTTTACTCgcacatattttctttatttgtactccatatcttattttaattaagtcaTATTCTTTGAACatagttatatatattctttttgtcattaatttttattgtttttactctatttagattataaattgaaattttatagatATTGCATTCATTAGGAAGTAGtaaattattcatttagaGTTGGATAAGATAaatacatttacttttttcaaatcttcacattgatttgaatttatattttttatatattttttataattttatattcattatttgaaattctaaTGTCCTGTGCATGGCACAGGTGTTAATATACTAGTTAGATATAAATTGCAATGTATTTGGACTACCACGCACATGAAAAATCAGTCAGTTTAACTGTCAACTACTAACCAATTGAGCcaattttatgtttcttctttcttaAATCTCTTTTCCTTGGtcttaaatattagtactagtagtataatgcatttgtttgattttgtctTCCAAGAGATGTCAGATCTGATAAGTAAAGTCATGTTTGCTCATTATAAAATGTGCATCAACTCGACGTAAAATTCTATGCcgaaaaccaaatgtttcgTATTTATTGGGGTGGAGGGATCATATAGAtactattttccttttctcttcACTATTGGGGGTCGACCGACCCCTCCCCCTTGCAGTTAGCACCGTTGGAGTCAGGATTTGAAGCTGCCATTGACCTACGGCGGCACCGATTCGATCCCACTGTTGCAGGCTAAGAGCTATGAAGGAAGGAACGCCAACACTGGTTTATTGACTGTTAAATTCTTTAAAtcattgtcccacatcggcttggtgatgatcctagcttctctatataagtgtggataaccctcccccttatgaggccttttaaggggtgagtggcccatttctaatatggtatcagagcagggcccaagtcgatgatggtttatctctttatctcttctcttgcctacccacgtgatggaagtccgatgtgtcatttcggcccacacgtgagggggcgtgttaaattcttcaaatcattgtcccacatcggcttggtgatgatcctaacttctctatataagtgtggataacccttccccttatgaggccttttaaggggtgagtggcccatttctaatattgaCTAACAAAGAGCACAAAGAATGATGGAGTTTCAGGCTATACGAACTATGAAATGACTGTGGAGGAAGGAGAACTACTGCGTTGGTCTATTGCTAATGAAGAAGATAATACACTATTTTaggattaaattattaatacacATAATCTTTTGTATCAGCTAACACCTAAGGCcatgcttggtatgatggaatggaatgaggagggaatggaatggagatgggaatggaatgaaggtgggaatggaatgacaatttcattccattcttgTGCTTGGTGAATGTAAGGTTTacaaatggaatggaattgttatttcttgattgatttcattCCTATGCTTGGTaactacaaaataatatatgaatggattggaatgaaatatgaatacttaatatgttgattctataaaaaaaatatttattcaaaaatatttttgtcaatattttgGATCATATAAATTTGTACGATACACGTAAATGAGTGTGTGCATATGTGGTGTATGCATGTgttgatgtgtgtgtgtatatgtggTGGTGTGTGagttgtttgtgtgtgtgttttgccATGTGCgtgttgtgtgtgagttgctgcgtgtgtgtgtgtgttttgctgtgtgtgtgttgtgtgtgctGTGTGAGTTGTTGTGTGTGAgttgctgtgtgtgtgtgtgtgttttgctgtgttttgtgtgtgtgtgtgtgtgtgtgagttgctgtgtgtgtgtttgtgtgagttggtgtgtgtgtgtgtttttcaattattaaaaattttaaaattttaatttatgctaaaattgagatgatattaaatttaaatataatattaaataatatttatttaattttgttaaattttaaaataagaagaaaggaaaatgaaatggaatgacCATTCCTTAGCTAAATGGATGGAATGGGTATTCCcatgtggaatggaatgaccaTTCCTAATGGAATGGTGATTCCTAAGGAAAAAATTTACCAAGCaaaggaatggaatggaggtagGAATATCATTCCATTccctcattccattccatcataccaagcatgGCCTAATAGGTTTTCCAAAACACAAGGCAAGTTCATGTGATATTGGATCACTTCACTTCGCCCAATTTAAGTTGTATGTTTACTTTGACAAACAAAGCTCGAAACAAGAAATGGACAAAGAACACGAGCTCAGTTACTCACAAATGTGGACTGCAAGCCCTAATCTAAacctaatttttcaaaatcaatccATATGTTTCTCACAGCAGCAATCTTGGGCCAATCTACTCCATCCTTGCGACACCTCTCGTTTATTCCTGGGCAGCATCTTATTATTAGAGAATCAAGCGAATCAGGCAATGACCCTTCCGTCAAAGAAATCAGTTGCTTGCAATGACTTATTTCCAAGCGCTCAAGAGAGGAGAGCTGCGACAATGGAAGAAGACGAAGTTCCGGGCAATATCTTATGGAAACTTGGGCAAGGCAGGGGAAATCACCATCCTCAACTCCTGTCCATTCTTCAAGGGCAGACATGCCCTCAAGAGTCAATTCCTCCAGCCTTGGAAATGCATTAACCACTGTAGTTACAATATTCCTGCAGAACAGTATGCTGATGTTCCTCACATTTTCCATGTGGAAAATGTTGAGAATCTTGAGAGACGGAAGCTCCCCAATGGAGGGCAGGATAGCACAATTTATACACTTGTACAGAGTCATGGTCACAAGATCGGTATAGAATGGGTTGCTCATCCAGCTCGGAAATCTTGATCCACCATAAAATGACAGCAATAACTCTTTCAGGTGAAAATGTGGTTGCAGGGATTCTAATATTTCAGCTGTATCCTGGGAGTCGGCATCTCCAAAATCATTCCATCGTAACTCCAGCTTGTCGATATATGTTTTATGCAATAGTACAGCTTCCCTTGCTTCCTCTGCACCAGAGACATTTTCAAGCATTGATATAGAAAAAGACCCTGAAATCTCATTCATGTTTTTCAGCTCTCCTATGCCGCATCCATCATTCTTTTTCCCCACAATAAATGCTTGTAAAGTTTGAAGCTTTACTAGATTTCCCATCCCTCCAGGCATGGACTTCAATTGACTAATAATGTCGAGGTCTAGATGGCGAAGTTCAACTAACTTCCCCAATCCTCTTGGTAAAGCAGAAAGTCCAACACAATATTTCAGATTTAGTGTTTGGAGACGGTGGAGGCGATCAACTGATTCAGGCAGCCGCTGGATTGGAGTCCCAGACATGTCAAGATATCGCAGTGATTCCAACTTTCCAATTGAACCTGGGACCTCTGCTATATGAGTGCGACTCAAATCCAACGTTCTTAAAAGCTTTAAACCCAAAAAGAAGTCGCTTGGAAGTTGGCCAGTGACAGCACAACGATCCCCAAGCACAACAAGCGTATGCaattgtttgaaatttttcaGAGCATCAGAAAAGCTTCGATCAAGCGTCTTACACTTCCATGTCAGATGCAATGCTCCGCTGTCGATCTCATTCATATTACTTGGAGTGATCCTCAAATAGTTACCTTGTTTAAGGAGTCCATCCGGCACTTGAGATGTATTAACCTTGTACATCGTCTGCCTGAGAATATTATCAAACTTGGAAGGTACAATGACTTCCCTCTGGATCAAAGCATCAAAATACATGTTACCTACATCCTCCATTCTTTTAGTCGCTCCCAATTCAAAGCATTCTTCAGCTATCCACATCCTTACCAATTTATCCTTTTCGAATTCACAATCTGGAAGAAACAGATTGCAATGTTCAATGCAGCTTTCAGGAACTTCATGAGTAGTTGAATCTTTTGGAGTTTCCAGATTATATACTCTATCCTCATCCTCAGTAGAAATTCTGGGTTTTTTCCTTACAGGACTCGTCAGTTGCTCTCTTAGATTAAATAGATCCTTCTgcaaagtgcactaataatattatccATAGTTGAACAAACAAGAGGCACGGCCACAGAAACTCAACCGAAACAAGAAATGAAGATTGTCCATAAAACAAAGGTATCCAACATTTCAGCTATTGCAAAGATTAGTTTAAGGGACTATAACTCTCTAAACTGCTAGTTAAATGCATGAAAATTGTCTCTTCTGATATCTTCCCGGACTTTTGATAATATGCCATTCtgaaatttattgataatGCACACAAACAGGTTCAACTGAAGatctatttatttcaatataagaTTGGTGTAGCAATCTGACCAGTGTTAAGAGAAGCAAAATTGAATATAGTTGAATTACATTGACAATAAAGACTAGTAATTCTAACCTCTTCGATTATTGATGGAAGTTGAATCTCTTTGTTCAATTGAAGCTCTTTCTTGTGTGAAAGCTGATCAAAGAAGGGATGGTGAACAAGTTGTTCAGCCGTCCATCTCTTCAAAACATCTGCCTGCATACAAGCTGAGAGAAACCTCAGCAGCTCCGTCGATGGCTGTTTCTGAACATCTTCACTTTCACTCAATCTGCCAGACAATTTGCCCAATTTGAGAATACACAACCCCACACTCCATACATCCCAAGAGAATTCATCATGTATTGCTCCAATTTCAGGAGAAAACGGCGTCGTGTTAGACAAAGTCTTCCCTAAATACAAGAGCTTGACTTGGCCGTTAAGATCAACGAAGATATTGGCGAGTTTGATATCCCCATGCCGGATTCTCTTCCGGTGAAGGAAATTCAACCCCGAGAGAAGTTGGTAAGCGAAAGTAAGCAGATCGAATTCACAAGTGACGCTGGAAAATCCGCGATCCAAGGGCTCGAGGAGGAGGAAACTCACACCGGCATCACCAAAAACGACGTCGTAGCATTTGACGAGGTTGGGATGATCCAATTCCTTGAGGATCTGGACATCGGCGCTGATTTGTTGGCGTTGGGAGGAATCATCGCGGAATTCCTTCAAGGCGTAGGTGAGGCCGGTGTGCCGATTGACAACTCTGTAGACCTTGCCGGTGCCGGATGCTTCAATTGTTGATTTCAAGTCCAAATCAGGTAAGTTAGGCACCGTCTTGTTCCAATTTCGATCCGTCCCCAATCGGTGCAATCTTAGGGTTGCCACGACGGCGTGCTTCACCACTCTCCATCTGGATATGTATCGTGAGTTTTCCTGCCAAGCACTAGATTGAAGTAGACCTTcacttgaaaatggaaaagaaaaagctTCAAAAAACGAgtatggagaagaagaagctgaAGGTGCAGAAGAAATGGTCTTGGTTTGAGGAGGCCTTGAAGGGCGACGGAGGATAGAGCCACAACCGCCACATCGATTAATAGAGAAATCTGTCACCTCCGGCAGTATTTTCTCACACTTGGGACAACGAACTAAACCAACTTTATCGGTTTCAGACATTATCTATCTctctacaaaataaattgggGGAAGAATAACATGGAAACTAAACAACACTAATAAATATTGGTGTGTGCAGAGTTCTTATTTGACTATTCATATCAAAATTTGCAATTGTACAATATAGGTGAGTCCAGTTAATCTTATGATTCTTTGATTGTTTGGTGGCTTTTTGTCAGAAATCATAGTTTTGTTTAACTTCTGATTGATTGGGGAGCTACGAAAACATGTTTGGTTGAAAATGCCCTGAATTTATGTCTAGTACTCGCACCGTCCCTCTATAGTAGACACGTTTATTTTCgtcatgagatttaagaaaaattatattaaatgagtaaaataaaatgagaataaagtagaaatgaagaaggtagagagagtaaagcattttttgccaaaaaaaaaaattacttagCTATAGTGAGACAACCGAAAAAGGAATACAATTCAGCTacagagggacggagggagtacaacttTGTTCCCAATGAACTCTATTTTGGGGCATATTTTTCACCCCACTCCCACCCTCACAAATTCACCAACTGAACAAggaaaaattttatttccacGGAAGAGGGTACGTGCGAGGTCTGCGGCTGCAAAGCAACACTGTCCGAAGACTCATAATCATCCCCGCTATTAATTCTTAGTAGTCAAAATCTATTTGGGTTGTACTGTTTTTCctttgttcagaactgaccgtgttacatTAAAGTGAACttcgcccacaaccggtctactaaaataAAGACTTGGACTTGTTTCgtttcttatatatttaaatatataaaaacaatcattaaatataaaatcataacaCCATTACGAcaaattaatctattttattccataggatataaaataaaaacttttattaTATCCCATCACTCGAAAGATGAcgtaaaatatacaaaactCTAACAAAAGCACGTTTAAgctaaaatgtaaaaaatgagtttaaaatgcaaaagttcatagtattcaaatttaatataccATTAACCTCGTGATAAACAAATATGttcatccataaaataaaccaaactgtctcacaaattttaattttgagcaTATtctaaaggaaaatgattttttttaatattatgacaTTACCATGTAATAgagattatattaattttactttacatttcattatttattaaatttatattttgtatatgtacATTTTTACCTTTGTATTTATACGTGGAAGTAGTATTGCTTAAGATCTTAATAAGGTTAACTTGATTATGAAAAATACTCCTCGTCCCATAATAGGAGTGTAAAGAATAGTGAATTggaaagttaatggaatatgagattacttttttatattggttttataataaaatgtgagtgaagtgaattagtggaatgtaggaaCTACatatcatttatgataaaaaaaataaagtgttgactcttattgtgagatgaacaaaaatggcaaagtgtgactcttattgtgggactaAAAGAGTATATGCGAAAGGAATTGCAACCCATAATTTTTAAGCCATACTTTTaagtttgacattttttttcgtatattccttcaatttttttataatgttctgaaattaaagaaagtaaaggataagaaaatgtttattaatataaaaagtaaaaattatattttaatcattttaactatttgtAAAAGAATaggaaatgaaagaaattaaagtcttgtaatatttttttaacttccttatatgcttttttttaCAGTTTGAATTTTCATACCGAATTTTTAATACCCAACGTTAAGGAAAGCGTATATGAGNNNNNNNNNNNNNNNNNNNNNNNNNNNNNNNNNNNNNNNNNNNNNNNNNNNNNNNNNNNNNNNNNNNNNNNNNNNNNNNNNNNNNNNNNNNNNNNNNNNNNNNNNNNNNNNNNNNNNNNNNNNNNNNNNNNNNNNNNNNNNNNNNNNNNNNNNNNNNNNNNNNNNNNNNNNNNNNNNNNNNNNNNNNNNNNNNNNNNNNNNNNNNNNNNNNNNNNNNNNNNNNNNNNNNNNNNNNNNNNNNNNNNNNNNNNNNNNNNNNNNNNNNNNNNNNNNNNNNNNNNNNNNNNNNNNNNNNNNNNNNNNNNNNNNNNNNNNNNNNNNNNNNNNNNNNNNNNNNNNNNNNNNNNNNNNNNNNNNNNNNNNNNNNNNNNNNNNNNNNNNNNNNNNNNNNNNNNNNNNNNNNNNNNNNNNNNNNNNNNNNNNNNNNNNNNNNNNNNNNNNNNNNNNNNNNNNNNNNNNNNNNNNNNNNNNNNNNNNNNNNNNNNNNNNNNNNNNNNNNNNNNNNNNNNNNNNNNNNNNNNNNNNNNNNNNNNNNNNNNNNNNNNNNNNNNNNNNNNNNNNNNNNNNNNNNNNNNNNNNNNNNNNNNNNNNNNNNNNNNNNNNNNNNNNNNNNNNNNNNNNNNNNNNNNNNNNNNNNNNNNNNNNNNNNNNNNNNNNNNNNNNNNNNNNNNNNNNNNNNNNNNNNNNNNNNNNNNNNNNNNNNNNNNNNNNNNNNNNNNNNNNNNNNNNNNNNNNNNNNNNNNNNNNNNNNNNNNNNNNNNNNNNNNNNNNNNNNNNNNNNNNNNNNNNNNNNNNNNNNNNNNNNNNNNNNNNNNNNNNNNNNNNNGATGTATTGAAATGCATGCTTGGAAGCAAATCGAATAAGTGagaaatttgtaaatttattaatcattGTCCATTGATATATGTAAGTAATAAGGGATAGAGAAATAAGATATAAACTATTATCTTGACATCGTAATAAGGGATGAGAAATAAGATATAAGCTATTATCTTGACATCTCTCGTAACTGTTTCAGTggaaacattaattaaaatttatcattaaaattaaatatatttatcaaattatataaattgcatatataatatatatagaacaCTTATTTGAATAAGGAGTagtcatttatttaaaatgcaatattcTTATATAAAATGTTGGATTTCAAACGTAAGTATGAAAAGCATGCTAATGTAATCCTTGCTTTGTGtgcattttgaaaaaaaaatggaggcatAAATTTATCCCACATCGAATATGaacaaaatatggaaaaagaGTTTAGCTATAAATGGGATTGGGAGTAGATTTTCAAATCCTCCCCCCTATTTAATGTGCTAGCGGGTCTTATTAGCTTGTCAGCCAAGGcatgttaaaatttttatttcggttaaatttaaataatcgACTAAAAACTGGTCGGTTAATTTGGTAACCAATTTTATATCGgttcatttttggttttatatatatgcagatatattttttggttaACCAACTTTTTGGTTCGGTTTTTAACCTAACCGACTGAATAACCCGTCCTTGGATGGGGTATATGTGATATGAATAACAATCgggtttaaaattttaattttaagaatttcatggaataatttttattttaattgttaaactttaaaaatttatatatatctttagattcttaatttttttactgtCGAAACCTCCATGAAAGATAGTAATACAGAATATTATTAAGTAGACTTTAAAAATCAGATATGTCTATAATAACCTTatcaaacaactaaaaacatgagataaaataagttgaaaattaaaataacatagaCACATGTTGATTAGAACAATTTTGGATCTTAGGGCATCCATAATATTGGACATAGAATTGCCCAATATCCGCCAACAACCCATTTTTCACCTACCACGgcaacattttaaattttagccCAAACACATACAATAGCGCCGATCCCAAAATCTGCCAACTTATTTCACCAATTTTCATACTCCATTTTGTTATTCTAAATGTCGATTTAGAAAACAAATGACATAGATTAAAATACCAATACGATAGAAGAATAAAGATATTTAAAGATAGAATAATGTAAGTATTTAAAGTAAATAAACACAATCTGGCAGAAAACGCTTGCAATAGTACCGTGGAACCCGCCGCTCGCATGGGCGAGTGCGCTAAGCGCTCCACCATTTTCCCACATGCAATAGAGCCCCAAAAACCGCAGCATGCGACCGGCCGGTTTCCAGGCTCTATTGTGGATACTCTTAAACTAAAACGGAGCAATCACACTtgaacaaaatattcaaacattaatttttggaaatttaatATGCATATGCATGCTATTAATAAAAAGAGTGAATTATATAAATGGTACATGATCTTTCAATTTCGCATATAAATGGtatctgatctttattttatatcatttgtGGTACctattaatcaaatttttggtACTTAATGCAATTTTCTCCCTAAAATACCCtctaaacaaattcatttttccatttgtatCACAAAGGATATTTTGGGTATTGACAAAACTAGTACCAAATGtgatattattaatcaatattaatattattattttgatgttataaattaataattaatttatttttaatatcatttaaatatacttaatcataattatagttataattatatttaattattataataatattattgttataatagtaaaaactagtagtaattaataaataattactattattttataatattaaattaataactaatcaatatagttttaatcaaaatttaaaattgtgaattgtatttatagtgataaagagttgaatatttttagttaggtgtttcaccgtaaaatgagtataaataatttaattataaatattcaattgattcaattactctaaataattaatttaattaggtgttttgttattgatttatattatgaatgcaattagatgtatgtataaaacactaaaaagaaagaagaaaaaagaaaaaagaggaaacataaactaaggagaaaaaagaaagaagaaatgaagataaatactaaaaagaaagaagaaaatgaataaaaaaagaagaagaataaactaaagagaaaaaaagaaataagaaaggaagaaaaaaagtcacatatttgattcaatttaattgaaattttcaaaaatattctccataacaaaaaaatcatatatttggTACCTAGAGTTATTTTTGTAATGGGGTACCAAATAcgatataaaattaagatcaGATACTATTTGTGTGCGAAAATGAAAGATCATGTACCATTTATATAATTCACTCTAATAAAAATTACCAGTACTACTATTcaacttaaatatttgtattaaaaatatattcaacatTTTCcattacaataaattaatattaaa
The nucleotide sequence above comes from Salvia hispanica cultivar TCC Black 2014 chromosome 5, UniMelb_Shisp_WGS_1.0, whole genome shotgun sequence. Encoded proteins:
- the LOC125189132 gene encoding putative disease resistance protein At3g14460 isoform X1, with the translated sequence MSETDKVGLVRCPKCEKILPEVTDFSINRCGGCGSILRRPSRPPQTKTISSAPSASSSPYSFFEAFSFPFSSEGLLQSSAWQENSRYISRWRVVKHAVVATLRLHRLGTDRNWNKTVPNLPDLDLKSTIEASGTGKVYRVVNRHTGLTYALKEFRDDSSQRQQISADVQILKELDHPNLVKCYDVVFGDAGVSFLLLEPLDRGFSSVTCEFDLLTFAYQLLSGLNFLHRKRIRHGDIKLANIFVDLNGQVKLLYLGKTLSNTTPFSPEIGAIHDEFSWDVWSVGLCILKLGKLSGRLSESEDVQKQPSTELLRFLSACMQADVLKRWTAEQLVHHPFFDQLSHKKELQLNKEIQLPSIIEECTLQKDLFNLREQLTSPVRKKPRISTEDEDRVYNLETPKDSTTHEVPESCIEHCNLFLPDCEFEKDKLVRMWIAEECFELGATKRMEDVGNMYFDALIQREVIVPSKFDNILRQTMYKVNTSQVPDGLLKQGNYLRITPSNMNEIDSGALHLTWKCKTLDRSFSDALKNFKQLHTLVVLGDRCAVTGQLPSDFFLGLKLLRTLDLSRTHIAEVPGSIGKLESLRYLDMSGTPIQRLPESVDRLHRLQTLNLKYCVGLSALPRGLGKLVELRHLDLDIISQLKSMPGGMGNLVKLQTLQAFIVGKKNDGCGIGELKNMNEISGSFSISMLENVSGAEEAREAVLLHKTYIDKLELRWNDFGDADSQDTAEILESLQPHFHLKELLLSFYGGSRFPSWMSNPFYTDLVTMTLYKCINCAILPSIGELPSLKILNIFHMENVRNISILFCRNIVTTVVNAFPRLEELTLEGMSALEEWTGVEDGDFPCLAQVSIRYCPELRLLPLSQLSSLERLEISHCKQLISLTEGSLPDSLDSLIIRCCPGINERCRKDGVDWPKIAAVRNIWIDFEKLGLD
- the LOC125189132 gene encoding putative disease resistance protein At3g14460 isoform X2 gives rise to the protein MSETDKVGLVRCPKCEKILPEVTDFSINRCGGCGSILRRPSRPPQTKTISSAPSASSSPYSFFEAFSFPFSSEGLLQSSAWQENSRYISRWRVVKHAVVATLRLHRLGTDRNWNKTVPNLPDLDLKSTIEASGTGKVYRVVNRHTGLTYALKEFRDDSSQRQQISADVQILKELDHPNLVKCYDVVFGDAGVSFLLLEPLDRGFSSVTCEFDLLTFAYQLLSGLNFLHRKRIRHGDIKLANIFVDLNGQVKLLYLGKTLSNTTPFSPEIGAIHDEFSWDVWSVGLCILKLGKLSGRLSESEDVQKQPSTELLRFLSACMQADVLKRWTAEQLVHHPFFDQLSHKKELQLNKEIQLPSIIEEKDLFNLREQLTSPVRKKPRISTEDEDRVYNLETPKDSTTHEVPESCIEHCNLFLPDCEFEKDKLVRMWIAEECFELGATKRMEDVGNMYFDALIQREVIVPSKFDNILRQTMYKVNTSQVPDGLLKQGNYLRITPSNMNEIDSGALHLTWKCKTLDRSFSDALKNFKQLHTLVVLGDRCAVTGQLPSDFFLGLKLLRTLDLSRTHIAEVPGSIGKLESLRYLDMSGTPIQRLPESVDRLHRLQTLNLKYCVGLSALPRGLGKLVELRHLDLDIISQLKSMPGGMGNLVKLQTLQAFIVGKKNDGCGIGELKNMNEISGSFSISMLENVSGAEEAREAVLLHKTYIDKLELRWNDFGDADSQDTAEILESLQPHFHLKELLLSFYGGSRFPSWMSNPFYTDLVTMTLYKCINCAILPSIGELPSLKILNIFHMENVRNISILFCRNIVTTVVNAFPRLEELTLEGMSALEEWTGVEDGDFPCLAQVSIRYCPELRLLPLSQLSSLERLEISHCKQLISLTEGSLPDSLDSLIIRCCPGINERCRKDGVDWPKIAAVRNIWIDFEKLGLD